The following coding sequences lie in one Oncorhynchus nerka isolate Pitt River linkage group LG14, Oner_Uvic_2.0, whole genome shotgun sequence genomic window:
- the LOC115140893 gene encoding B-cell receptor CD22-like isoform X1: MIYFLEYNSLSYRAKATMHCQYILQLSLLTLLSLPGTLAHTWSVWYRDRDTITVICALKGSSVVFDCIYSYPATQKVGRKIWFTPRGNTKLDGLQQGDGVFNTSGLIKTRYSGRTEFYDQDNNCTLKLNNVTEDDSGRFFFRFEANGRNQRPQAFTGSLDVDLTIPVLSLKLNENGPIKERDHVTLACTSTCNPPQMEFLWFKDGRPLPGVSGVHGGQYLLGPLSPNDTGSYSCGLGQGTSTPILLDVRYAPRNVSVKVSPSPEVVKGSRLTLTCSNNANPAAETYTWFQRTGTLTSLRLGMGKEHTFLEIDSDDSGLYFCMAQNAVGSQNSTEQEVKVKESAHLMMVLAAFGALFLVTAVIVVLFIYIKRRKLNTAEKKLPTKPVPQLQKATLSRPEDIYENMKWSAKPITDPDDMNYAELNIRPAPSPRMQWNNKEEDDDAVIYRQLQTH, translated from the exons ATGATATATTTTCTGGAATACAACTCTCTTTCCTACAGGGCTAAAGCCACTATGCACTGTCAATACATTCTACAGTTATCTCTGTTAACTCTACTCTCCCTGCCAG GCACACTGGCACACACCTGGTCTGTCTGGTACCGTGACAGGGACACGATTACCGTTATCTGTGCATTAAAAGGCTCATCAGTGGTATTTGACTGTATTTACAGCTACCCAGCTACCCAGAAAGTTGGAAGAAAGATATGGTTCACTCCGAGAGGCAATACAAAACTAGACGGCTTACAGCAAGGAGATGGAGTGTTTAACACATCTGGACTGATTAAGACAAGATACAGTGGAAGAACAGAGTTTTATGACCAAGACAATAACTGCACACTGAAACTCAACAATGTGACTGAAGATGACAGTGGCAGATTCTTCTTCAGATTTGAGGCAAATGGACGTAATCAGCGCCCTCAGGCATTTACAGGATCGTTGGATGTGGACCTGACAATACCAG TCTTATCCCTAAAGTTAAATGAAAATGGCCCCATTAAGGAGCGAGACCACGTCACCTTGGCCTGCACCTCCACCTGTAACCCTCCTCAAATGGAGTTCCTCTGGTTTAAAGATGGCCGCCCACTTCCTGGTGTCTCTGGTGTCCATGGTGGGCAGTATCTCCTAGGTCCACTTTCCCCTAATGACACTGGGAGCTACTCCTGTGGTCTGGGGCAAGGCACATCTACACCAATACTGCTGGATGTGAGAT ATGCTCCAAGGAACGTTTCTGTTAAGGTCAGCCCGAGCCCCGAGGTAGTGAAAGGCAGTCGTCTGACTCTGACCTGCAGCAATAACGCCAACCCTGCAGCAGAGACCTACACCTGGTTTCAGAGGACAGGAACGCTAACTTCACTAAGATTAGGGATGGGGAAAGAACACACCTTCCTCGAAATAGATTCTGATGACAGTGGACTGTACTTCTGTATGGCCCAGAATGCCGTTGGATCACAGAACTCTACAGAACAGGAGGTGAAAGTTAAAG AATCAGCCCATTTAATGATGGTCCTGGCAGCATTTGGGGCTCTCTTCCTTGTCACAGCAGTGATTGTGGTGCTCTTCATTTACATAAAAAG ACGGAAGTTGAATACGGCCGAGAAGAAGCTTCCAACCAAACCAGTCCCCCAG TTACAGAAAGCAACCTTGTCTAGACCAGAGGACATCTATGAAAACATGAAATGGTCAGCCAAGCCGATCACTGATCCTGATGACATGAACTACGCAGAGCTCAATATCAGGCCTGCTCCTTCACCCAG GATGCAGTGGAATAACAAGGAAGAGGATGACGATGCAGTTATCTACAGACAACTGCAAACACACTGA
- the LOC115140893 gene encoding B-cell receptor CD22-like isoform X2 — protein sequence MIYFLEYNSLSYRAKATMHCQYILQLSLLTLLSLPGTLAHTWSVWYRDRDTITVICALKGSSVVFDCIYSYPATQKVGRKIWFTPRGNTKLDGLQQGDGVFNTSGLIKTRYSGRTEFYDQDNNCTLKLNNVTEDDSGRFFFRFEANGRNQRPQAFTGSLDVDLTIPVLSLKLNENGPIKERDHVTLACTSTCNPPQMEFLWFKDGRPLPGVSGVHGGQYLLGPLSPNDTGSYSCGLGQGTSTPILLDVRYAPRNVSVKVSPSPEVVKGSRLTLTCSNNANPAAETYTWFQRTGTLTSLRLGMGKEHTFLEIDSDDSGLYFCMAQNAVGSQNSTEQEVKVKESAHLMMVLAAFGALFLVTAVIVVLFIYIKRRKLNTAEKKLPTKPVPQKATLSRPEDIYENMKWSAKPITDPDDMNYAELNIRPAPSPRMQWNNKEEDDDAVIYRQLQTH from the exons ATGATATATTTTCTGGAATACAACTCTCTTTCCTACAGGGCTAAAGCCACTATGCACTGTCAATACATTCTACAGTTATCTCTGTTAACTCTACTCTCCCTGCCAG GCACACTGGCACACACCTGGTCTGTCTGGTACCGTGACAGGGACACGATTACCGTTATCTGTGCATTAAAAGGCTCATCAGTGGTATTTGACTGTATTTACAGCTACCCAGCTACCCAGAAAGTTGGAAGAAAGATATGGTTCACTCCGAGAGGCAATACAAAACTAGACGGCTTACAGCAAGGAGATGGAGTGTTTAACACATCTGGACTGATTAAGACAAGATACAGTGGAAGAACAGAGTTTTATGACCAAGACAATAACTGCACACTGAAACTCAACAATGTGACTGAAGATGACAGTGGCAGATTCTTCTTCAGATTTGAGGCAAATGGACGTAATCAGCGCCCTCAGGCATTTACAGGATCGTTGGATGTGGACCTGACAATACCAG TCTTATCCCTAAAGTTAAATGAAAATGGCCCCATTAAGGAGCGAGACCACGTCACCTTGGCCTGCACCTCCACCTGTAACCCTCCTCAAATGGAGTTCCTCTGGTTTAAAGATGGCCGCCCACTTCCTGGTGTCTCTGGTGTCCATGGTGGGCAGTATCTCCTAGGTCCACTTTCCCCTAATGACACTGGGAGCTACTCCTGTGGTCTGGGGCAAGGCACATCTACACCAATACTGCTGGATGTGAGAT ATGCTCCAAGGAACGTTTCTGTTAAGGTCAGCCCGAGCCCCGAGGTAGTGAAAGGCAGTCGTCTGACTCTGACCTGCAGCAATAACGCCAACCCTGCAGCAGAGACCTACACCTGGTTTCAGAGGACAGGAACGCTAACTTCACTAAGATTAGGGATGGGGAAAGAACACACCTTCCTCGAAATAGATTCTGATGACAGTGGACTGTACTTCTGTATGGCCCAGAATGCCGTTGGATCACAGAACTCTACAGAACAGGAGGTGAAAGTTAAAG AATCAGCCCATTTAATGATGGTCCTGGCAGCATTTGGGGCTCTCTTCCTTGTCACAGCAGTGATTGTGGTGCTCTTCATTTACATAAAAAG ACGGAAGTTGAATACGGCCGAGAAGAAGCTTCCAACCAAACCAGTCCCCCAG AAAGCAACCTTGTCTAGACCAGAGGACATCTATGAAAACATGAAATGGTCAGCCAAGCCGATCACTGATCCTGATGACATGAACTACGCAGAGCTCAATATCAGGCCTGCTCCTTCACCCAG GATGCAGTGGAATAACAAGGAAGAGGATGACGATGCAGTTATCTACAGACAACTGCAAACACACTGA